The nucleotide sequence tgaactttgaatttcaATGCTACtcgtgcttttatactgtattttatgctgcttttatgttgcattacaattaagtgttttaaatttgttgttagccaccctgagcccaggtttctgaaccaggaagggtggggtatgtatgtatgtatgtatgtatgtatgtatgtatgtatgtatgtataaatattattattattattattattattattattattattattactattatcccTAGTAATCACAGAAGCATACAATTTTAGAGTGGGGACTCcaaggctcatctaatccaaccccctgcaatgcgggaagcacaactaaagcatccatgacagatggtcatccaaccgctgcttaaaaacctctaaggaaggagattccaccaccttccgagggagcccaccccactgtcgaacagcaattcctgtcagaaagttcttcctgacgtcgagtcggaatctcctttcttgtaacaaaTCCATTCATTCGGgtcctaccatccagagcaggagaaaacaagcttactccatcctttagatatttgaatattaTCTCTCTTCTCAGTATGTGGgcgcgcgctcccccgccctccgtgggatcggcgctggaggaactggcccgaggccaggtaagtttggcgacccctgctctagagatttgaaggtggctatcctcTCTCTTCTCAGCctccacatcatcatcattaatattaTTACATTGTAGTAACTACATTGCTGGTTTCCCCACAGACTATTCAATTATTGAGTTATGCTAGCAACAGATGAAGGGTGCCCTCTCGTGGCTGAAAGTGTTGAAGTGCTGCACTGCAGTCCATTTAGAAAGATGGGACGGTGCTTTCAGTTTGGGGCAGCTTTTTTCAATTTTCACATGGGGAGTGAGGTTGAAAAAGGCTGTGTAATATGACTAAGCTCGCTACATATAAAAGAGGAATGAATTTCCTAGTTCTACAGAGCCACCCACATCAAATCaacttataggtaaaggtaaaggacccctggatggttaagtctagtcaaaggtgactatggggttgcggcactcatcttgctttcaggccgagggagtccgggtcatgtggccagcatgactaaaccgcttctggcgcaacgggacaccgtgacataagccagagcacacggaaacgccctttaccttcccgctgcagcggtacccatttatctgcttgcactggtgtgctttcaaactgctaggttggcaggagctgggacagagcaacgggagctcgccctgttgcggggattcaaaccaccaaccttctgattggcaagcctaagaggctcagtgatttagatcacagcgccaccagcatcccctCAAATCTACGTATAGCTATGTCTGTCTCTGCAGCTGAATGCTAGTCTATATTGGTCCTCAAAAGGTGTAGCAGGAAAAAGGATGGCTAGCGCAGTGgggagattcaaggacaatcaaagaaacatttaaacatttcaatgaAATGTGGATATACAACCAGAAACACTGGCTTTTCTTCTATACTACTCCATGACGTATTGTTGTGAACAGAGATTTTCAACCAATTATGAAAGATCAGAACAAAAAGAatggcttctttgtgttgatgagattAGCGTTTGcatgtctcaaattagacctaatataaaggAGATTACCTGGCCAAAGCAAGCTCACACTTCTCACTGAGTTTATACTTACGGTACATATATGTAAGAGGCATGTTTACAATTACATTTTCAGAATGATTCATGTTATGTAGTTGCATTGTTTTAGACTTTCTggatgatcatattataaagtagctgtgttctccgttataaatcaagcacggccaggagtttttttctttttgttttccaatgtatttattATCAATTAAAAATCCagtgtggcgtgagcaaattttaattctgaaagtgtGGTCCAGAGAAAAGTTTGAGATTAAAACCACTGGAGTCAGGAGTCTTTGCCCTAGGCCATGTGTCACATACCTGGGCATGCTAAACACACAGTTTGATATTAATGCTAGTATGACTTGAGACTCTCTTATTCAGGGCATCTTAGTTATGTAGGCAGGGGCTCAGGTTTATAATTACCATCCCTTGTATATGatacagcatattattattattattattattattattattattattattattattattaatatactgccctatacccggaggtctcagggcggttcacaaaacaaaaaaagtttaaaCTTATCGGAATCAATTAATCATATGAGTTTTACTGTTTTGATCAATTAATCTATCTCTAATTTGCTCAAGAGAAAAAACAGTATTTATGAAGCAGCCAGCATTTTTTAAGCCACCATGTTAGATTACATCTTGCATGTGAGAGGGGAAGAAATCCCAGGAATAATGATGtgctctctgttttgtttttcattgggggggggggatataaagtttaaaaaaacccagagcttccccaaataagattttaatatttttgcaatAAATTATAACTGCGCCCCTTCCAGCTTTTCCCTTTCTTTGGAAAATATCTTAGAGCTCATGATGACATCAACACAGGTGAAGTCAAAGGACAACACAAGCATTCAGAAAGGAGAAACACACCCAAACCCTCCACCTAGTTGCATAAGTGCCCTGAAGCTTGCAGTATTTTACTTTTAAATCTGTCTGCATtaacagcagcattttaaaagctgTCGGCCAACCAGCAGCCACTAGGTGTATCTCCAGTATTCAGTCCAGTGCATTTGCAGTTAAACAGTCACAGAGttctcttctccacttcaaaaaGCAGCGTCTCCGTCCGTGAATCTAAGTTGAATGCCATTTTCTTTCAATCTTGCAAAGCCCTCTGCATGAACTGAACTGAGCCATCTCCTCACCCTTCCCTGGTCCGCCTTTGCACCTCGTTTTGGTCGGGTTAGCAAGTGTCCCTGCACTCTTGGAAATACCTTTTGTCTAGATGGTTACGGAGGATTAAGCGAGTGTTTGCAGGAGCTGGCCTACTGGGCAACGGTAAAAtctgcatttgttgctctgccaatTTTAGCCTCGCCCACCTCTGCCATGTGGCTCCAAGAACAGACTTCAGCTCTTGAGAGAAAaagtttccctacccctgctgtacAGCAAGGCAAAGAAAAGCAATCTTCCTTTGGTGAAGGGTTATGGGGAAAGATGGCTTCTCACTTAAAGACCAGCTGATTTCTACAGGAGAATGACTTGAGGCAGAGGTCAATTCACCTATAAACTAACAATTCCCCCACACCCCCATGCAACAGATGCTAACAGGCAAGGCACACAAAATACAAAGCagtcaaaataaatctttattgaatgCCGTGCTTGACATTCAGCTTTCATTTGCAAGAGGGGCCTTTCGCATTAAACAGCATCTTCTTTTGCTGGTTATAGAAAAGACAAGAGCGGGTCATAGAAAATCCATCCAGATCTAAAAGTACTTAAGTTAGTCAATTCGTTTTCTTTTACACAAGGAACAATGTTTTGCAGGGCTTGGCaataagttgttcattttaaccaaatacaccgggggggggggggggagagacgtaTCTATCTCCAACAATGTCTACTAAGGTAGTTCAATAGCAGTATAAAAAGTGACAGTTGTTTATGTTTCACAAAGAAATGCAGTTGAAAGGGCAAATCCATCATGAAGTTCCAGAGAAAATCGTACTGGTGACCTGAGGTTATTTAATACCATTTACATCTCAGGTAGCAGCTGTTCGGTCCAATAACTTAAAGGTTTGATACCAATGTCTGTCGTCTCGGAATGTAGATCATAACTCCTCATGGGCATCTGACGAAGATACATTTGCGGGGGTCTCCTCTTCTGTCAAAAGTAATGCATCTTTGTTAAAACGAAACCCCTATACAGTTAACATTATTTGTAAGAGgcaggaaccagacagagggccttctcggtagtggtgcctgccctgcagaatgccctcctgtcagatgtcaaggaaatagacaactatcagactttcagaagacatctgaaggcagccctgtatcgggaggtttttaatgtgtgatgttttattgtggttttataatttgctagaagctgcccagggtggctggggcaaccctcaGCTGGGGGCTCCCCTTCAAGTTCACAGGATACCACTCCagaaggtctcttccaactggggaggggggcttctgCTGAAAGGGGGAGCTGAAAAGACTGTGCAGGTAAGAAACACAGCATGCACACCCCCTAAATCTGgcccattcctttttttaaaagaaggcaaCCAAATTTCCTTGGTTTTTTAAGCAGCGCCAAGAATTTGACCCTGCTGAGAATCTACAAGGGGATTGCCATTCAATTTGACAATGTTTTAGACCATGAAGACCAACCATTAATGGCTTTTCAAATCAGATGTAAAGAAAAGAAGTATATGGGGAGTGATTTGTTAGTCCCCAAAAGGAAAACGAGTGATGTCCTAACCAAAGGATGGCAActaaaattgatggaatatgcacagcttgcagacttaacatagaataagagagcaagaagaataagagagcaagaagattggaaaatgtttattgaatatatgggtgaaaattgtgtactgtttagggaagtttttggaTGTctgatcatgtttttaatattctgttgggagccgcccagatgtgcggggtagaaataataaattattattactactactctTTGGAAAATGTTggaagcattaagataaattcaacagtgtaaataagttttgatggatgtaacaatggaatactgaatggtttagtttaagcaaaatacgcagggatttatgatatgtaaaatgaaccatggaaagagaagggaagtcattgatattttaaggttgtttaaatgagtattctaaaatGTGAAACAGAAAAACTTAATTAAAATATTATACAAAAAAAAGTGTATGGGGAGGACTTATTTGCTATATTTTTTTATCCTaattccttcaaggagctcagggcaagTGTGCGTGATGCAACCCAACACATTTTATTCTTAAACACCCCCTCCACCAGTGAAGGTGGTTGGAttaactggtccaaggtcactcagtgagattcatggctgggTGAAGACCTAGAAGTTAGCTTTTCCAATCCTAGTCCACGACATCACACTGGACTAATGATGCAAAATGTGCTTGGGAATCAAAATGAGAAAGGATAGATCTGGTTGGAGAACGGCGACTGAAAATCCAAGGGAGGCTGAGACACTTATGCAGCAGCAGTTGTGCAATTAACATTGGATTTGCTACATTCCCCTACCAACTACCCGCAAAACGTTCGGTAACAAACAGCCACTGACCTCCTTTTACCGTTGCAACGCAAGAGCCATCTTCATCTTGAAAACCCTCGGAACAGACACATTTGTAACCCCCTGCAGTATTAACGCAGTCTTCGTTTTCTCTTACACACACCTTTTCAGACGAGGTACATTCATCTACAtctattttaaaaagggaaagagtATCGCGAAAAGTTTAATTCGGTGTAAATGTTCTAATACAAACGTTCCATTTCTTTAACTTTATTTGCTCATGTATACGAGCAGCGACAAAGATTACGCAGAATATAAACCGAAGCAATTTCCACGCCGGTAATCACTGAAGCACAGCCAGCTGTTGTTTATTGGTATcaataaacacacatacaaacacaaagAAATATGAGTATTTGTGTTTTGCAGGCCTAGTTTGAATTGTAGGAATTAAAAAATCAAGCATATAGAATCTGCTTAAAATGACTTATGAAATTCACCTCCCTGGAAATCACACATTCTTGCCTTTTCGATGGCAGTTaaatacttttgtttttgttctcccAGGCTTTTAGAGTTGTGTCTTGACTTTCATACAAAAGTAGAAATCTAACCTGTGCAATTTTCATCTTTCATTTCATAGCCAGGTACGCAGTTTTTACATTTGCTGGTCCCTTCTCCTGTGCATCCCAAGCAGCTCCGATCGCATGCTGAAACATAAAATGGAACGTCTTTAAATTGCTGTAAACTAAGGTGGAAACTTGCTTAGAGAACAAACTGAAGCTAATTTTTGCCGGACCCACCTACTGCGTTTAACCTACACTGTGCTGCTTTGCGTACGGAATCCTTTAACTTATTTTTATAAGTTTATAAACCCGTTTAAGCTTGTTTTGAATGCTATGAATATATTGTTGCAAAGGGATTGCGAAGGACAGTAAGAAATCTAACCAATAAGCAACAAATTAGGCAAGCAGTAACATTACTTGGAAGACAACAACGGCTACACTCAGGCTTGAGGCAAAGCTACGCAAGCCCTAGAAAGAACAATACCCATGCGAATGCTCTTATATCCAGATTTTTGGAGTTTAACCTTTCGGCTTTCTGTTAACACTGCTAGCCAACTAAATATACATGAAGTTAGAAGCAACAACGTTACAAAAACCTTTCTGCTAATTTTCCAAGACAACAGTCATCAATGGAAAAATTGTCACAATTAAACTAATATATTTAACTCCTTGCTTCCCTTTTGAGATCTCATTATCTTCTATCCTGCCCTGTTCATATCATTATCCCCTATTTGGGtgccttttcctttctctcaAAATTATTTACTAAGGATCGCTTTCTAGctgcattctttccctctccctggtGATGGCAATATCCATGAAGACACATTCTGACCGCTCTGGAGGTGGGTCAAGGGAACCCCCAGAGCAGCATGCGGGGCAAGAAGAGAGGGGAAATGGTTCTGCCTGGCAAGTGGAAATGTGGGTGCTATCACTTTAGTGTGGCATCAAATTCTATCTGCAGAAATTAAATGTGAGAAGTGTTGCTACATAATTACTTTACTAGGGTTCCTGCAATTGCAGGGACACCTCCTGGAGCCACAGAATCACAGCATAGTGTATCCATGTAGCTCACGTGTTATATTTCTCTGTGCAGTTTTCTACTTGGGGACAAACACTAAGATTCACGATTTTGGGTGGCGGTGGGGAAGCCAAAGCAAGCATCCCATTTGAGATGCACCAAACCCAGAAAGTATATACATCTGTTTATGCCAAAGGAAGCGAAACAAGCTCTCTATCTCCACACGTGAAATTAAACATAAAGATCTATCAATGGTTTTCACGCAACAAATCTGACATTTGTTTCAGCTCTTATATACTCAAGCCTGCTGCAAGTTAAGgttaaatatatagatatatggaaAGGAAACCTTTGCAGGAGAAAGAGCCCTCTGTGTTTAAGCAGAATTGGTCCGTGCTGCACGGAGACTCTTCTACGGCACATTCATCCACATCTGCAAAGGTGAACATAAATTTGGAAAGTTAGCGTTCCCATATGAACAGAATGCTTcaaaggggttgggggggggaatgtctggTTCCAAAGAGATCTGTTCATGAACAGAAAGCGCTTATTATGCATTTAGGGGAGGGCTGCTGATTCTTTCCCACTTCAGCCTCATCAAATTGTTTGGAGACTGTGACTTGCACAGGCTAGAAAGGAATGCAGGAAATCAGAGGATGAGTAAGAGGAAAACCACGAGCTTCTTACCCTCGCACGTGACCCATTCCAACCCCTACAATGGCATGCATTGCTTCACGAAAAATGTATCTTTTAAAGTCACGAGTTGGTAGAGCACtactattaatctcagggtcgagacccatgttgggcaaaagactcctgcattgcaggggggtggatttGATGACCCTGGGCATGGGGGCTTCCaacactgcaattctatgataaaCCCGTTTTCCAAATGGCTTTGGATTGATGTGATTTTCCTTTCCGTTCCATCTGCCAAATTCTGTGGAGCCAAAAATTCCTCACTCGGATCCAAACCAAGCTTCACAAAGGAGACTGGTAGTAGCAAGGCGTGGTTTAGCTTTTTCGTTTGTTGACTTTGCACTTGCTTTCTGTTTTTGTTATGCAGTTAAGTGGGGGTTGCGCTATTTAACCGTACCCTTACCCTTGCATTTATACTATGCCATTCTTGGTGAACGGCTGATCGTTATTTGAATTTGTCgatagattttttttcccccaactGCTTTTGATTGGAAATGCTGTATTTTGGCATTCGACGGAGAGGTGG is from Lacerta agilis isolate rLacAgi1 chromosome 10, rLacAgi1.pri, whole genome shotgun sequence and encodes:
- the LOC117054568 gene encoding LOW QUALITY PROTEIN: neuropeptide-like protein C4orf48 homolog (The sequence of the model RefSeq protein was modified relative to this genomic sequence to represent the inferred CDS: substituted 1 base at 1 genomic stop codon); translated protein: MVLNNLRSPTLLEIDTSLPPPPPVYLVKMNNLLPSPAKHCSLCKRKRIFMQRALQDXKKMAFNLDSRTETLLFEVEKRTL